A stretch of Geotrypetes seraphini chromosome 2, aGeoSer1.1, whole genome shotgun sequence DNA encodes these proteins:
- the LOC117353907 gene encoding C-C chemokine receptor type 5-like: MSTYFEMNQTSELYENSTVDYAYETTEYIYDESNTPCQKEDIKKFASKFLPPLYSLVFIFGLVGNGLVILILIKYKKLRSMTDIYLLNLAISDLLFVLSLPFWAYYAAKEWVFGDQGCKIISGVYFMGYYGGIFFIVLLTIDRYLAIVHAVFALKVRRLTNGVITAVVLWILVIFVSFPGFIFHKAQKEASHYTCSPHYPKKAENSWKLFFILKMNILGLVIPMGIMIFCYTLILKTLFRCRNEKNKHKAARLIFIIMIVFFLFWTPHNVVYLLLAFHDKGSLNNCESSKNLDLAAQWTEVVSFIHCCLNPLIYAFAGEKFRIYLSSIFRKLIPSQYHCAYCLSHPAEKMERHSSMYTPSTTDHDISAVI, encoded by the coding sequence ATGTCCACGTACTTTGAGATGAACCAGACAAGTGAACTTTATGAGAATTCAACAGTAGATTACGCCTATGAAACAACGGAGTATATCTACGATGAATCCAACACACCGTGTCAAAAGGAGGACATAAAAAAATTTGCATCCAAGTTTCTTCCTCCATTATATTCCCTGGTGTTCATTTTCGGGCTGGTGGGGAATGGCTTGGTCATTCTCATCCTCATCAAATACAAAAAACTCCGAAGCATGACTGACATCTACCTTTTAAATTTGGCCATTTCTGATTTGCTGTTTGTTCTCTCTTTACCATTTTGGGCATACTATGCTGCTAAGGAATGGGTGTTTGGCGATCAAGGGTGCAAAATTATTTCAGGTGTCTACTTCATGGGATACTATGGTGGCATTTTTTTTATTGTGCTCCTAACAATAGACAGATACTTGGCGATTGTCCATGCCGTGTTTGCTTTGAAAGTAAGAAGACTTACCAACGGTGTCATTACGGCTGTTGTCCTGTGGATTCTGGTGATATTTGTCTCTTTTCCAGGGTTCATATTTCATAAGGCTCAGAAGGAAGCCAGTCATTACACCTGTAGCCCTCACTACCCCAAAAAGGCagaaaactcatggaaactctttTTCATTCTCAAGATGAACATCCTGGGCCTGGTGATCCCAATGGGCATTATGATTTTCTGTTacactttaattttaaaaacattGTTTAGGTGCAGAAACGAGAAAAACAAGCATAAAGCAGCCAGGCTCATTTTTATCATCATGATAgtcttctttctcttctggacACCACATAATGTGGTTTACCTGCTCCTGGCCTTTCACGATAAAGGGTCACTGAATAACTGTGAAAGCAGCAAAAACCTGGACCTGGCCGCTCAGTGGACAGAAGTGGTTTCATTTATCCACTGTTGTCTAAATCCTCTGATCTATGCTTTTGCTGGAGAGAAGTTTAGGATATATCTCTCTAGCATTTTCCGAAAGCTCATACCAAGCCAGTATCATTGTGCTTACTGCCTCAGTCATCCTGCTGAGAAAATGGAGCGGCACAGCTCCATGTATACACCATCCACCACCGATCATGACATATCTGCAGTCATTTAA